In a genomic window of Cuculus canorus isolate bCucCan1 chromosome Z, bCucCan1.pri, whole genome shotgun sequence:
- the SEC11C gene encoding signal peptidase complex catalytic subunit SEC11C yields MDLFGDLRRMNKRQLYYQVLNFAMIVSSALMIWKGLIVVTGSESPIVVVLSGSMEPAFHRGDLLFLTNFHNDPIRAGEIVVFKVEGRDIPIVHRVIKIHEKENGDIKFLTKGDNNEVDDRGLYKEGQNWLEKKDVVGRARGFLPYVGMVTIIMNDYPKFKYALLAVMGAYVLLKRES; encoded by the exons ATGGACCTGTTCGGGGACCTGCGGCGCATGAACAAGCGGCAG CTGTATTACCAAGTCTTAAACTTTGCTATGATAGTGTCATCTGCTCTGATGATATGGAAAGGGCTGATCGTCGTGACGGGAAGCGAAAGCCCCATTGTCGTGGTACTCAG TGGCAGCATGGAACCAGCTTTTCACAGGGGAGACCTGCTGTTCTTAACCAACTTCCACAATGACCCGATCAGAGCTGGTGAAATAGTTGTTTTTAAAGTCGAAGGCAGAGACATTCCAATAGTTCACAGAGTAATCAAAATACATGAAAA AGAAAACGGGGACATCAAATTTCTGACGAAAGGTGACAATAACGAAGTTGATGATAGAGGCTTGTACAAAGAAGGTCAGAACTGGTTAGAGAAGAAGGATGTTGTTGGGAGAGCAAGAGG GTTTTTGCCGTATGTTGGCATGGTGACTATCATAATGAATGACTACCCCAAATTTAAG tACGCTCTTCTGGCAGTGATGGGAGCATATGTGCTGCTGAAACGTGAATCCTAG